The following nucleotide sequence is from Roseofilum casamattae BLCC-M143.
TCCAGACTCTTTTCTTCTGCCATTGTCGATAGTATTTATACACGGTTGAATAGGGAGGAAATTCTTTCGGAAGATATGCCCACTGACAGCCTGTTTTCAGATGATAGAAAATCCCATCACAGATAGCCCTCATATCAGTAGTTCGGGGTCTTCCACCGGTTTTGGCATCGGGAATGAGAGGACGAATAATTTCCCACTGTTGGTCAGTTAAGTTACTGGGGTACATTATTTTATTTTATACGGAACATCGGAAATATCGGAAACATCGCACTACCACTTTACCGATCGCTCTTCTCTTCGGGTTTTTCCTTTATTCTTTCTTTATAAATAGGCTCTAAGACTCCCCATTCATTATCTTGCCGAGCGATCAATTGCGTGGAAAAATTTCCTTGACTGATAGAATTTGCCGCTTGGGTGAGAGACTGCAGCGGAGAAATGAGCAATCGGGCAATTTTAATGCTGGCAAAAATAGAAAGCGCGATCGCAACGAGCAGGACGACAATCTTTGCTATAATTAGACCGCGCAGTGGAGCATAAATTTCCTCTAACGGAAGTTCGACAACGACACGCCAATTGACGCCATAAATAAAAGAGCTAATACCTAAAACATCGATACCTCGAAGTCCTTGATATGTGGACATATGACCGGAATTTCTTCTACTCAGTCTTTGAATTAACTCGACATTATTTAAGATTGCTATCCCATCTTTTTCCTCGTGCAAATCTATAGGATGCTTCTGGCGAACTAAAATGCGATTTTGATTATCGATAATATACATATAACCGGTTTCGCCAATCTCTGTTCTGGCGACAATTCCATTGAGAAACTCTAAGTTAATGACTGAAATCAAGCTACCTTGAGGTTGACCGCTGTCATCTTGCAGAGGAAGAACTAAGGTCATTTCTAACAACTGCAAACTTTCGTTGAGTTCAATGCGATCGACATAGCGTTTGTTTTCTTGTATTGCGGCCAGCACATCGGTTTGTTGAATTAGACTTGAGATAATTTTCCTAGGGTTTTCAGCCGTATAAGGAGCGATCGCGCTGGTTATTTCGAGATCCTCATTGACAATTGCGAGGGTTTCATAAGCATGATTTTGTCGAGTGAGTCCTTCTAGGATATTGCGCTGCATTTGTGGTGGAAAGACCGCTAGATTTCGCACTTTTTGCAAATAACTCAGTTCTTTTTGGAGGTCATCTAAGTGATTTTGGATATCCCGGGCGATCGCCCATACCCTTTCTTGTTGTAATTCTCGTGTTTTTTCTTCCTGTAAATTTCTAACCAATCCTGTGGAAATCCCGCCAACAATAATCAGATTGAGTCCGACCAAAGCAATCAGACTAGAGCGCAATAAACGTTCAATCGACATGGTATAGAACAGTCGAAAGCGGCGTTTGGAAATATTCCGATCTTTGTCAATCGAATTATGCTTTATAGTGAAGGAATCTAGACGGTTCATGAGGGGGTGCTGGTTCAAATCTGGATAATTTCGTCACGCGAAAAGTTAGTGGATAACCCGAAGACTTCCATACTTTTCGTGTCTTCTAATGCAGCTTTTACAAAGGAATCTTCAACTAAATCTAGAGCAACGCGATCGGGGGAGAGTTGCGCTAAGAAAGTCGTATTATCATTGATAAATGTCTGTTGCAGTGCTTGTACGAGAGATTGGGTATACGAGGGAAATGGATAAGGTTGGAAGTCAATGCGATGCGATCGCCATTGGGGATGAAGCATGGCTCCCGTGCGAGTATAGTAATCGCGATCGTAAGAAGTTAAAACTTGCTCTAATACCGAGATAGGATAAGGAATATATTGACTTCCCTCTACGGAAAGAATGTGGGCTAGCTCTAGACGATGATTGCGCGACCATCGCTGAGATTTAACGATCGCATTCACCACCTTTTGCGTCCACTGACGATCTTCAATAATATCCTCTTCATGCATAAAGACAACGCAACAGCCATGATCTTTCCAGATATCTCCCGTGAGACGCAAAATTTTTCCCACACCAGCATTTTCTGCAACCGAGTTATAAGGCTCTGCCACAATATACCCAGCAATATTTCTTTTCGAGAGAGCAGAGAACATCTCAATTGGAGAAAGTACTACTAGGCGTATTTCATCGGGCTTTAAGTCCAGATGAGATGGTTTAACAGTTGTTTTTAATCCTACTTCGCGCAATAAAATTTGTAAGATAATATTATGCAAAGAATACCAAGACGGAATCGCGATGGTTTGTCCGCCCAACTCATAGGGAGATTCGATTTCTGGGAGCACGGTAATGGCAGAACCATTAGTATGATTCCAAGCTACTACTTTTCCGGGGACATTGAGACCGTAGCGCATCCAGATGGTAAGTGGCATTAGTAGGTGAACCACATTCACCTCTCGGTTAATAAAGGCTTGAGATAAGGCAGCCCAAGAACGGTATCTTTGGGGAGGCAAAGCTTCGAGACCTTCCAAGCGATAAAAACCTTTATCGTAAGCAGCAAGTAAAGGCGAAGCATCTGTAATCGGAAGATAACCAGTTTTCACGATACGATCGCTCGAGGGTTGGTAATGTTTGGAACGAGCAAATGGGAGCGAGTCGCATCCTGTAGCGCCTACAGATATTCCGAG
It contains:
- a CDS encoding cache domain-containing protein, whose translation is MSIERLLRSSLIALVGLNLIIVGGISTGLVRNLQEEKTRELQQERVWAIARDIQNHLDDLQKELSYLQKVRNLAVFPPQMQRNILEGLTRQNHAYETLAIVNEDLEITSAIAPYTAENPRKIISSLIQQTDVLAAIQENKRYVDRIELNESLQLLEMTLVLPLQDDSGQPQGSLISVINLEFLNGIVARTEIGETGYMYIIDNQNRILVRQKHPIDLHEEKDGIAILNNVELIQRLSRRNSGHMSTYQGLRGIDVLGISSFIYGVNWRVVVELPLEEIYAPLRGLIIAKIVVLLVAIALSIFASIKIARLLISPLQSLTQAANSISQGNFSTQLIARQDNEWGVLEPIYKERIKEKPEEKSDR
- a CDS encoding transposase, encoding MYPSNLTDQQWEIIRPLIPDAKTGGRPRTTDMRAICDGIFYHLKTGCQWAYLPKEFPPYSTVYKYYRQWQKKRVW
- a CDS encoding ABC transporter substrate-binding protein; translated protein: MLNVQPQWNRRQFLKSSSLFWASLGISVGATGCDSLPFARSKHYQPSSDRIVKTGYLPITDASPLLAAYDKGFYRLEGLEALPPQRYRSWAALSQAFINREVNVVHLLMPLTIWMRYGLNVPGKVVAWNHTNGSAITVLPEIESPYELGGQTIAIPSWYSLHNIILQILLREVGLKTTVKPSHLDLKPDEIRLVVLSPIEMFSALSKRNIAGYIVAEPYNSVAENAGVGKILRLTGDIWKDHGCCVVFMHEEDIIEDRQWTQKVVNAIVKSQRWSRNHRLELAHILSVEGSQYIPYPISVLEQVLTSYDRDYYTRTGAMLHPQWRSHRIDFQPYPFPSYTQSLVQALQQTFINDNTTFLAQLSPDRVALDLVEDSFVKAALEDTKSMEVFGLSTNFSRDEIIQI